In Melospiza melodia melodia isolate bMelMel2 chromosome 11, bMelMel2.pri, whole genome shotgun sequence, the following proteins share a genomic window:
- the SRSF11 gene encoding serine/arginine-rich splicing factor 11 isoform X1: MASSSGTDVIQVTNVSPSASSEQMRTLFGFLGKIEELRLFPPDDSPLPVSSRVCFVKFHDPDSAVVAQHLTNTVFVDRALIVVPYAEGVIPDETKALSLLAPANAVAGLLPGGGLLPTPNPLSQIGAVPLAALGAPALDPALAALGLPGANLNSQSLAADQLLKLMSTVDPKLNHVAAGLVSPSLKSDTSSKEIEEAMKRVREAQSLISAAIEPDKKDEKRRHSRSRSRSRRRRTPSSSRHRRSRSRSRRRSHSKSRSRRRSKSPRRRRSHSRERSRRSRSTSKTRDKKKEEKEKKRSKTPPKSYSTTRRSRSTSRERRRRRSRSGTRSPKKPRSPKRKMSRSPSPRRHKKEKKKDKDKERSRDERERSTSKKKKSKDKEKDRDRKSESDKDVKQVTRDYDEEEQGYDSEKEKKEEKKVADAPSPKGKEPAAEKGSGDPGRESKVNGDDHHEEDMDMSD; encoded by the exons ATGGCCTCCAGCAGCGGCACCGACGTGATCCAGGTCACCAACGTCTCGCCCAGCGCCAGCTCGGAGCAGATGCGGACCCTCTTCGGCTTCCTGGGCAAGATCGAGGAGCTGCGCCTCTTCCCCCCCGA TGACTCCCCCTTGCCGGTGTCGTCGCGCGTGTGCTTTGTAAAGTTCCACGACCCCGACTCGGCCGTGGTGGCCCAGCACCTGACAAACACTGTGTTCGTTGACAGAGCCCTCATAGTCGTTCCCTATGCTGAAG GAGTCATTCCTGATGAGACTAAGGCTTTGTCTCTCTTGGCACCAGCTAATGCcgtggcagggctgctgcccgGGGGTGGCCTGCTGCCCACTCCCAACCCTCTCTCTCAG ATTGGTGCTGTCCCTTTAGCTGCTCTAGGAGCTCCTGCTCTCGACCCTGCCCTTGCTGCTCTTGGGCTTCCTGGAGCAAACCTGAACTCCCAG TCTCTTGCAGCAGATCAGCTCCTAAAACTGATGAGCACAGTGGATCCAAA GTTGAACCACGTGGCTGCAGGTCTCGTGTCCCCCAGTCTGAAATCAGATACCTCCAGTAAAGAAATAGAAGAGGCCATGAAGAGAGTCCGAGAAGCACAGTCCTTAATCTCTGCTGCTATAGAGCCAG ACAAAAAAGATGAAAAGCGAAGACATTCAAGGTCGAGATCGCgctcgaggaggaggaggacacctTCCTCATCCAGACACAG ACGCTCCAGGAGCAGGTCAAGGAGAAGGTCCCATTCCAAATCCAGAAGCAGGAGGCGATCCAAAAGTCCGAGGAGAAGGAGATCTCATTCcagagagaggagcaggaggtCTCGGAGCACGTCCAAAACCAG GGataaaaagaaggaagagaaagaaaagaaacgtTCTAAAACTCCCCCCAAAAGCTACAGCACAACCAGAAGATCCAGAAGCACAAGCAG AGAACGGCGGCGCCGGCGGAGCCGGAGCGGGACGCGGTCCCCGAAAAAGCCCAGGTCTCCCAAACGGAAAATGTCCCGGTCCCCGTCGCCCAGAAG gcataaaaaggaaaagaagaaggacaaAGACAAGGAGAGGAGCAGAGACGAGAGGGAGCGGTCAACGAGCAAGAAAAAGAAGAGCAAAGACAAGGAGAAGGATCGAGACCGGAAATCCGAGAGCGACAAGGATGTGAAA caGGTCACAAGGGACTACGACGAGGAGGAACAGGGCTACGACAgcgagaaggagaagaaggaggagaagaaggtggCGGACGCTCCCTCCCCCAAAGGGAAGGAGCCCGCGGCCGAGAAGGGCAGCGGGGATCCGGGCAGGGAGTCCAAGGTGAACGGGGACGACCACCACGAGGAGGACATGGACATGAGCGACTGA
- the SRSF11 gene encoding serine/arginine-rich splicing factor 11 isoform X4, with amino-acid sequence MSTVDPKLNHVAAGLVSPSLKSDTSSKEIEEAMKRVREAQSLISAAIEPDKKDEKRRHSRSRSRSRRRRTPSSSRHRRSRSRSRRRSHSKSRSRRRSKSPRRRRSHSRERSRRSRSTSKTRDKKKEEKEKKRSKTPPKSYSTTRRSRSTSRERRRRRSRSGTRSPKKPRSPKRKMSRSPSPRRHKKEKKKDKDKERSRDERERSTSKKKKSKDKEKDRDRKSESDKDVKQVTRDYDEEEQGYDSEKEKKEEKKVADAPSPKGKEPAAEKGSGDPGRESKVNGDDHHEEDMDMSD; translated from the exons ATGAGCACAGTGGATCCAAA GTTGAACCACGTGGCTGCAGGTCTCGTGTCCCCCAGTCTGAAATCAGATACCTCCAGTAAAGAAATAGAAGAGGCCATGAAGAGAGTCCGAGAAGCACAGTCCTTAATCTCTGCTGCTATAGAGCCAG ACAAAAAAGATGAAAAGCGAAGACATTCAAGGTCGAGATCGCgctcgaggaggaggaggacacctTCCTCATCCAGACACAG ACGCTCCAGGAGCAGGTCAAGGAGAAGGTCCCATTCCAAATCCAGAAGCAGGAGGCGATCCAAAAGTCCGAGGAGAAGGAGATCTCATTCcagagagaggagcaggaggtCTCGGAGCACGTCCAAAACCAG GGataaaaagaaggaagagaaagaaaagaaacgtTCTAAAACTCCCCCCAAAAGCTACAGCACAACCAGAAGATCCAGAAGCACAAGCAG AGAACGGCGGCGCCGGCGGAGCCGGAGCGGGACGCGGTCCCCGAAAAAGCCCAGGTCTCCCAAACGGAAAATGTCCCGGTCCCCGTCGCCCAGAAG gcataaaaaggaaaagaagaaggacaaAGACAAGGAGAGGAGCAGAGACGAGAGGGAGCGGTCAACGAGCAAGAAAAAGAAGAGCAAAGACAAGGAGAAGGATCGAGACCGGAAATCCGAGAGCGACAAGGATGTGAAA caGGTCACAAGGGACTACGACGAGGAGGAACAGGGCTACGACAgcgagaaggagaagaaggaggagaagaaggtggCGGACGCTCCCTCCCCCAAAGGGAAGGAGCCCGCGGCCGAGAAGGGCAGCGGGGATCCGGGCAGGGAGTCCAAGGTGAACGGGGACGACCACCACGAGGAGGACATGGACATGAGCGACTGA
- the SRSF11 gene encoding serine/arginine-rich splicing factor 11 isoform X2: protein MASSSGTDVIQVTNVSPSASSEQMRTLFGFLGKIEELRLFPPDDSPLPVSSRVCFVKFHDPDSAVVAQHLTNTVFVDRALIVVPYAEGVIPDETKALSLLAPANAVAGLLPGGGLLPTPNPLSQIGAVPLAALGAPALDPALAALGLPGANLNSQSLAADQLLKLMSTVDPKLNHVAAGLVSPSLKSDTSSKEIEEAMKRVREAQSLISAAIEPDKKDEKRRHSRSRSRSRRRRTPSSSRHRRSRSRSRRRSHSKSRSRRRSKSPRRRRSHSRERSRRSRSTSKTRDKKKEEKEKKRSKTPPKSYSTTRRSRSTSRERRRRRSRSGTRSPKKPRSPKRKMSRSPSPRRHKKEKKKDKDKERSRDERERSTSKKKKSKDKEKDRDRKSESDKDVKVTRDYDEEEQGYDSEKEKKEEKKVADAPSPKGKEPAAEKGSGDPGRESKVNGDDHHEEDMDMSD, encoded by the exons ATGGCCTCCAGCAGCGGCACCGACGTGATCCAGGTCACCAACGTCTCGCCCAGCGCCAGCTCGGAGCAGATGCGGACCCTCTTCGGCTTCCTGGGCAAGATCGAGGAGCTGCGCCTCTTCCCCCCCGA TGACTCCCCCTTGCCGGTGTCGTCGCGCGTGTGCTTTGTAAAGTTCCACGACCCCGACTCGGCCGTGGTGGCCCAGCACCTGACAAACACTGTGTTCGTTGACAGAGCCCTCATAGTCGTTCCCTATGCTGAAG GAGTCATTCCTGATGAGACTAAGGCTTTGTCTCTCTTGGCACCAGCTAATGCcgtggcagggctgctgcccgGGGGTGGCCTGCTGCCCACTCCCAACCCTCTCTCTCAG ATTGGTGCTGTCCCTTTAGCTGCTCTAGGAGCTCCTGCTCTCGACCCTGCCCTTGCTGCTCTTGGGCTTCCTGGAGCAAACCTGAACTCCCAG TCTCTTGCAGCAGATCAGCTCCTAAAACTGATGAGCACAGTGGATCCAAA GTTGAACCACGTGGCTGCAGGTCTCGTGTCCCCCAGTCTGAAATCAGATACCTCCAGTAAAGAAATAGAAGAGGCCATGAAGAGAGTCCGAGAAGCACAGTCCTTAATCTCTGCTGCTATAGAGCCAG ACAAAAAAGATGAAAAGCGAAGACATTCAAGGTCGAGATCGCgctcgaggaggaggaggacacctTCCTCATCCAGACACAG ACGCTCCAGGAGCAGGTCAAGGAGAAGGTCCCATTCCAAATCCAGAAGCAGGAGGCGATCCAAAAGTCCGAGGAGAAGGAGATCTCATTCcagagagaggagcaggaggtCTCGGAGCACGTCCAAAACCAG GGataaaaagaaggaagagaaagaaaagaaacgtTCTAAAACTCCCCCCAAAAGCTACAGCACAACCAGAAGATCCAGAAGCACAAGCAG AGAACGGCGGCGCCGGCGGAGCCGGAGCGGGACGCGGTCCCCGAAAAAGCCCAGGTCTCCCAAACGGAAAATGTCCCGGTCCCCGTCGCCCAGAAG gcataaaaaggaaaagaagaaggacaaAGACAAGGAGAGGAGCAGAGACGAGAGGGAGCGGTCAACGAGCAAGAAAAAGAAGAGCAAAGACAAGGAGAAGGATCGAGACCGGAAATCCGAGAGCGACAAGGATGTGAAA GTCACAAGGGACTACGACGAGGAGGAACAGGGCTACGACAgcgagaaggagaagaaggaggagaagaaggtggCGGACGCTCCCTCCCCCAAAGGGAAGGAGCCCGCGGCCGAGAAGGGCAGCGGGGATCCGGGCAGGGAGTCCAAGGTGAACGGGGACGACCACCACGAGGAGGACATGGACATGAGCGACTGA
- the SRSF11 gene encoding serine/arginine-rich splicing factor 11 isoform X3: MLNINSHQALYFSQHKYFQQTQVVYQGDFAGCICVFGASGLGCPLMPGCFPAGVIPDETKALSLLAPANAVAGLLPGGGLLPTPNPLSQIGAVPLAALGAPALDPALAALGLPGANLNSQSLAADQLLKLMSTVDPKLNHVAAGLVSPSLKSDTSSKEIEEAMKRVREAQSLISAAIEPDKKDEKRRHSRSRSRSRRRRTPSSSRHRRSRSRSRRRSHSKSRSRRRSKSPRRRRSHSRERSRRSRSTSKTRDKKKEEKEKKRSKTPPKSYSTTRRSRSTSRERRRRRSRSGTRSPKKPRSPKRKMSRSPSPRRHKKEKKKDKDKERSRDERERSTSKKKKSKDKEKDRDRKSESDKDVKQVTRDYDEEEQGYDSEKEKKEEKKVADAPSPKGKEPAAEKGSGDPGRESKVNGDDHHEEDMDMSD, translated from the exons ATGCTAAATATTAATAGCCATCAAGCTTTGTATTTTAGCCAACATAAGTACTTTCAACAAACTCAGGTGGTGTATCAGGGAGACTTTGCTGGGTGTATTTGTGTATTTGGTGCCTCTGGGCTGGGATGCCCTCTAATGCCAGGCTGTTTCCCTGCAGGAGTCATTCCTGATGAGACTAAGGCTTTGTCTCTCTTGGCACCAGCTAATGCcgtggcagggctgctgcccgGGGGTGGCCTGCTGCCCACTCCCAACCCTCTCTCTCAG ATTGGTGCTGTCCCTTTAGCTGCTCTAGGAGCTCCTGCTCTCGACCCTGCCCTTGCTGCTCTTGGGCTTCCTGGAGCAAACCTGAACTCCCAG TCTCTTGCAGCAGATCAGCTCCTAAAACTGATGAGCACAGTGGATCCAAA GTTGAACCACGTGGCTGCAGGTCTCGTGTCCCCCAGTCTGAAATCAGATACCTCCAGTAAAGAAATAGAAGAGGCCATGAAGAGAGTCCGAGAAGCACAGTCCTTAATCTCTGCTGCTATAGAGCCAG ACAAAAAAGATGAAAAGCGAAGACATTCAAGGTCGAGATCGCgctcgaggaggaggaggacacctTCCTCATCCAGACACAG ACGCTCCAGGAGCAGGTCAAGGAGAAGGTCCCATTCCAAATCCAGAAGCAGGAGGCGATCCAAAAGTCCGAGGAGAAGGAGATCTCATTCcagagagaggagcaggaggtCTCGGAGCACGTCCAAAACCAG GGataaaaagaaggaagagaaagaaaagaaacgtTCTAAAACTCCCCCCAAAAGCTACAGCACAACCAGAAGATCCAGAAGCACAAGCAG AGAACGGCGGCGCCGGCGGAGCCGGAGCGGGACGCGGTCCCCGAAAAAGCCCAGGTCTCCCAAACGGAAAATGTCCCGGTCCCCGTCGCCCAGAAG gcataaaaaggaaaagaagaaggacaaAGACAAGGAGAGGAGCAGAGACGAGAGGGAGCGGTCAACGAGCAAGAAAAAGAAGAGCAAAGACAAGGAGAAGGATCGAGACCGGAAATCCGAGAGCGACAAGGATGTGAAA caGGTCACAAGGGACTACGACGAGGAGGAACAGGGCTACGACAgcgagaaggagaagaaggaggagaagaaggtggCGGACGCTCCCTCCCCCAAAGGGAAGGAGCCCGCGGCCGAGAAGGGCAGCGGGGATCCGGGCAGGGAGTCCAAGGTGAACGGGGACGACCACCACGAGGAGGACATGGACATGAGCGACTGA